A genomic window from Vitis riparia cultivar Riparia Gloire de Montpellier isolate 1030 chromosome 18, EGFV_Vit.rip_1.0, whole genome shotgun sequence includes:
- the LOC117907287 gene encoding uncharacterized protein LOC117907287 — protein MRVIYWHPLFGWPSDTDNFYKHKYSLLSLGLGRGGLNHNTSNKAMKKSSTFLPQRSNSMEFPNFPRSTSLVLNKSPSVEYPSSVNPTQGEPMLLSCHPHPLAQVTSPDPFICMGCKEYGAGTRFTCQQCNNQLHEFCALAPTTLKSHPLHRLHPLEFCSKPVKGGILGTKCDICSKPTAGYTFRCSACSFQIHPCCAMLSTEMTFVVHPHPLTLMPAMALSSGDPGFSCGECKRKRSGRVFHCTAPSCDYHLHAVCAKNMVNGLRASGIMSLEKPSMLGTAAKIASQVVIEFIGGLIEGLGQGVGDVLVQTIARGRCTTRRRLE, from the exons ATGAGGGTGATCTACTGGCATCCTCTTTTTGGATGGCCTTCAGATACTGACAACTTTTACAAGCATAAATATTCTTTGCTTAGTCTGGGGCTTGGAAGGGGAGGACTGAACCATAATACGAGCAACAAGGCCATGAAGAAGTCAAGCACATTTCTCCCGCAGAGATCTAATTCAATGGAATTCCCAAACTTTCCTCGCTCAACATCACTTGTCCTAAACAAGTCTCCTTCAGTTGAATACCCAAGCTCTGTCAATCCAACTCAGGGAGAGCCGATGCTTCTTTCCTGTCATCCTCACCCCCTGGCTCAGGTCACCTCACCTGACCCCTTCATATGCATGGGCTGCAAGGAATATGGAGCAGGCACAAGGTTCACATGCCAACAGTGTAACAATCAACTACATGAATTCTGTGCCTTGGCTCCTACAACTCTCAAGAGTCATCCTCTCCACCGCCTACACCCACTGGAATTCTGTTCTAAGCCAG TTAAAGGCGGAATTTTAGGGACCAAGTGTGATATTTGCAGCAAGCCAACGGCAGGGTATACTTTCCGTTGCAGTGCATGCAGTTTCCAGATTCACCCTTGCTGCGCTATGCTTTCTACTGAAATGACCTTTGTGGTCCATCCCCACCCCCTAACCCTGATGCCTGCAATGGCATTATCAAGTGGTGACCCTGGTTTCAGCTGTGGTGAGTGCAAAAGAAAGAGGTCAGGGCGGGTGTTTCATTGCACAGCCCCATCATGTGATTATCATCTCCATGCAGTTTGTGCTAAGAACATGGTTAATGGGTTGCGTGCAAGTGGCATCATGAGCTTAGAAAAGCCTAGCATGCTGGGGACTGCCGCAAAGATTGCATCTCAGGTTGTTATAGAGTTCATTGGAGGACTGATTGAGGGGCTTGGACAAGGTGTTGGGGATGTCCTGGTTCAAACTATCGCAAGAGGGCGGTGCACTACTAGACGAAGATTGGAATGA
- the LOC117907585 gene encoding uncharacterized protein LOC117907585 isoform X1, whose protein sequence is MEFPKQASLVRSKSPSFQYPTSHNQTRGEQILLSCHPQHPLALLTSPDPFTCMGCKEYGAGTRFTCQQCNHQLHEFCALAPTTLKSHPLHCQHPLGFCSKPVKGGILGKRCDICNKPTAGYTFRCSACSFQMHPCCAMLSTEMTFPLAHPHPLTLMPAMTLSSGEPGFSCGECKRKRPGRVYRCTATACDYHLHAVCAKNMVNGLRANGVTCLEKPSMRGTFIKIASVVVMEFIGGLIGGLGQGVGDVLGQTMAAGKSASARRLE, encoded by the exons ATGGAATTCCCGAAGCAAGCATCACTAGTCCGAAGCAAGTCCCCTTCATTTCAATACCCAACCTCTCATAATCAAACTCGGGGAGAGCAGATACTTCTGTCCTGTCACCCACAACACCCCCTAGCTCTACTCACCTCACCTGACCCTTTTACATGCATGGGCTGCAAGGAATACGGAGCAGGCACAAGGTTCACATGCCAACAGTGTAACCATCAGCTACACGAGTTCTGTGCCTTGGCTCCCACCACTCTCAAGAGCCATCCCCTCCACTGCCAGCACCCACTTGGATTCTGTTCTAAACCAG TTAAAGGCGGAATTCTAGGGAAAAGGTGTGATATTTGCAACAAGCCAACGGCAGGGTATACATTTCGTTGCAGTGCATGCAGTTTCCAGATGCACCCTTGCTGTGCAATGCTTTCTACGGAAATGACCTTTCCGCTGGCTCATCCCCACCCCCTAACCCTGATGCCTGCAATGACATTATCAAGTGGTGAACCTGGTTTCAGCTGTGGTGAGTGCAAAAGAAAGAGGCCAGGGCGGGTGTATCGTTGCACAGCCACAGCATGTGATTACCATCTCCATGCAGTTTGTGCTAAGAACATGGTGAATGGGCTGCGTGCCAATGGCGTCACGTGCTTAGAAAAGCCTAGTATGCGGGGGACTTTCATAAAGATTGCATCCGTGGTTGTTATGGAGTTCATTGGAGGACTCATTGGGGGGCTTGGACAAGGTGTTGGGGATGTCCTAGGTCAAACTATGGCTGCAGGGAAGAGCGCTAGTGCAAGAAGATTGGAATGA
- the LOC117907585 gene encoding uncharacterized protein LOC117907585 isoform X2, with translation MEFPKQASLVRSKSPSFQYPTSHNQTRGEQILLSCHPQHPLALLTSPDPFTCMGCKEYGAGTRFTCQQCNHQLHEFCALAPTTLKSHPLHCQHPLGFCSKPGGILGKRCDICNKPTAGYTFRCSACSFQMHPCCAMLSTEMTFPLAHPHPLTLMPAMTLSSGEPGFSCGECKRKRPGRVYRCTATACDYHLHAVCAKNMVNGLRANGVTCLEKPSMRGTFIKIASVVVMEFIGGLIGGLGQGVGDVLGQTMAAGKSASARRLE, from the exons ATGGAATTCCCGAAGCAAGCATCACTAGTCCGAAGCAAGTCCCCTTCATTTCAATACCCAACCTCTCATAATCAAACTCGGGGAGAGCAGATACTTCTGTCCTGTCACCCACAACACCCCCTAGCTCTACTCACCTCACCTGACCCTTTTACATGCATGGGCTGCAAGGAATACGGAGCAGGCACAAGGTTCACATGCCAACAGTGTAACCATCAGCTACACGAGTTCTGTGCCTTGGCTCCCACCACTCTCAAGAGCCATCCCCTCCACTGCCAGCACCCACTTGGATTCTGTTCTAAACCAG GCGGAATTCTAGGGAAAAGGTGTGATATTTGCAACAAGCCAACGGCAGGGTATACATTTCGTTGCAGTGCATGCAGTTTCCAGATGCACCCTTGCTGTGCAATGCTTTCTACGGAAATGACCTTTCCGCTGGCTCATCCCCACCCCCTAACCCTGATGCCTGCAATGACATTATCAAGTGGTGAACCTGGTTTCAGCTGTGGTGAGTGCAAAAGAAAGAGGCCAGGGCGGGTGTATCGTTGCACAGCCACAGCATGTGATTACCATCTCCATGCAGTTTGTGCTAAGAACATGGTGAATGGGCTGCGTGCCAATGGCGTCACGTGCTTAGAAAAGCCTAGTATGCGGGGGACTTTCATAAAGATTGCATCCGTGGTTGTTATGGAGTTCATTGGAGGACTCATTGGGGGGCTTGGACAAGGTGTTGGGGATGTCCTAGGTCAAACTATGGCTGCAGGGAAGAGCGCTAGTGCAAGAAGATTGGAATGA